Proteins encoded by one window of Xiphias gladius isolate SHS-SW01 ecotype Sanya breed wild chromosome 15, ASM1685928v1, whole genome shotgun sequence:
- the gemin6 gene encoding gem-associated protein 6, whose product MQCGWPLLGPLQWIRYVNKQVKVTVGKDEEHRGWLLTVDPVSASLVLVDFREDGGTSVLVVMGHAVEEVQVLQEADEETADRLRTSFLPPRTCSLDPEELRKRRGGIRSWLEKNQVPVEEEGDELRVAGVLTIRAPYRPEDCYSSNQIILDRIQKLIQNVIKLQTDHPEPHPETEPEPDRAPTSSSWTTPRD is encoded by the exons ATGCAGTGCGGTTGGCCTCTGCTAGGGCCGCTGCAGTGGATCCGTTACGTCAACAAGCAGGTGAAGGTGACGGTGGGAAAAGATGAAGAGCACCGCGGCTGGCTGCTCACCGTGGACCCGGTGTCCGCCAG TCTCGTCCTGGTGGACTTCAGGGAGGATGGGGGGACGTCTGTGCTGGTGGTGATGGGTCACGCTGTAGAGGAGGTGCAGGTCCTGCAGGAGGCTGACGAGGAGACCGCAGACCGTCTCCGGACCTCCTTCCTCCCCCCGAGGACCTGCAGCCTGGACCCCGAggagctgaggaagaggagggggggtaTCCGGAGCTGGCTCGAGAAGAACCAGGTccctgtggaggaggagggagatgagCTGAGGGTGGCGGGGGTCCTGACCATCAGGGCCCCGTACAGACCTGAAGACTGCTACAGCTCCAACCAGATCATCCTGGACCGCATCCAGAAACTGATCCAGAATGTGATCAAGCTCCAAACAGATCATCCTGAACCGCATCCAGAAACTGAACCAGAACCTGATCGAGCTCCAACCAGTTCATCCTGGACCACACCCAGAGACTGA
- the LOC120800027 gene encoding serine/arginine-rich splicing factor 7-like isoform X6 produces the protein MGAGKGELERAFGYYGPLRTVWIARNPPGFAFVEFEDPRDADDAVRGLDGKVVCGSRVRVELSNGMPRRSRYNRPPTRRPFDPNDKCYECGERGHYAYDCHRYSRRSRRSRSRSRSRSNGRRYSRSRSRSRCRGRRSRSRSFSPHHSRSVSTRRSRSATPRRSRFRSRSRSRSGSRGQSRWVISVVSCLKLTEHSRKILRPLFFTIRVLL, from the exons ATGGGGGCAGGGAAAGGTGAGCTGGAGCGGGCCTTCGGGTACTATGGGCCACTCAGGACTGTTTGGATCGCCAGAAACCCTCCAGGCTTCGCCTTCGTGGAGTTTGAAGACCCCCGAGACGCTGATGATGCTGTTCGGGGGTTAGACGGAAA ggTGGTCTGTGGGAGTCGCGTCCGGGTTGAGCTCTCGAACGGGATGCCTCGTCGATCTCGGTACAACCGACCTCCAACACGTCGACCTTTTGACCCCAACGATAAGTGTTACGAGTGTGGAGAGAGAGGTCACTACGCCTATGACTGTCACCGCTACAGCCGCCGGAGCCGGAGGAGCAG GTCCAGGTCTCGCTCCAGGTCCAATGGGAGGCGTTACTCCCGGAGCAGGAGTCGCAGCAGGTGCCGAGGGAGGAG GTCTAGGTCCAGGTCTTTCTCTCCTCATCACTCCCGCTCAGTCTCTACCAGAAGATCCAGATCTGCCACACCAAGGCGGTCCAG GttcaggtccaggtccaggtccaggtcagGGTCTCGAGGCCAGAGCAGGTGGGTCATATCAGTTGTTTCCTGTCTAAAACTGACTGAACATTCACGGAAAATCCTCAGACCTCTCTTTTTCACAATAAGAGTCCTGTTATGA
- the LOC120800027 gene encoding serine/arginine-rich splicing factor 7-like isoform X1 — MLLLVARGGPTSYEDTLKTKVYVGNLGMGAGKGELERAFGYYGPLRTVWIARNPPGFAFVEFEDPRDADDAVRGLDGKVVCGSRVRVELSNGMPRRSRYNRPPTRRPFDPNDKCYECGERGHYAYDCHRYSRRSRRSRSRSRSRSNGRRYSRSRSRSRCRGRRSRSRSFSPHHSRSVSTRRSRSATPRRSRFRSRSRSRSGSRGQSRWVISVVSCLKLTEHSRKILRPLFFTIRVLL, encoded by the exons ATGCTGCTTCTGGtggctcgtggtggcccaacatCTTACGAAGACACTTTaa AGACAAAGGTGTACGTGGGGAACCTGGGGATGGGGGCAGGGAAAGGTGAGCTGGAGCGGGCCTTCGGGTACTATGGGCCACTCAGGACTGTTTGGATCGCCAGAAACCCTCCAGGCTTCGCCTTCGTGGAGTTTGAAGACCCCCGAGACGCTGATGATGCTGTTCGGGGGTTAGACGGAAA ggTGGTCTGTGGGAGTCGCGTCCGGGTTGAGCTCTCGAACGGGATGCCTCGTCGATCTCGGTACAACCGACCTCCAACACGTCGACCTTTTGACCCCAACGATAAGTGTTACGAGTGTGGAGAGAGAGGTCACTACGCCTATGACTGTCACCGCTACAGCCGCCGGAGCCGGAGGAGCAG GTCCAGGTCTCGCTCCAGGTCCAATGGGAGGCGTTACTCCCGGAGCAGGAGTCGCAGCAGGTGCCGAGGGAGGAG GTCTAGGTCCAGGTCTTTCTCTCCTCATCACTCCCGCTCAGTCTCTACCAGAAGATCCAGATCTGCCACACCAAGGCGGTCCAG GttcaggtccaggtccaggtccaggtcagGGTCTCGAGGCCAGAGCAGGTGGGTCATATCAGTTGTTTCCTGTCTAAAACTGACTGAACATTCACGGAAAATCCTCAGACCTCTCTTTTTCACAATAAGAGTCCTGTTATGA
- the LOC120800027 gene encoding serine/arginine-rich splicing factor 7-like isoform X5, with the protein MSRYGRYGGETKVYVGNLGMGAGKGELERAFGYYGPLRTVWIARNPPGFAFVEFEDPRDADDAVRGLDGKVVCGSRVRVELSNGMPRRSRYNRPPTRRPFDPNDKCYECGERGHYAYDCHRYSRRSRRSRSRSRSRSNGRRYSRSRSRSRCRGRRSRSRSFSPHHSRSVSTRRSRSATPRRSRFRSRSRSRSGSRGQSRWVISVVSCLKLTEHSRKILRPLFFTIRVLL; encoded by the exons ATGTCCAGATACGGTCGGTACGGAGGAG AGACAAAGGTGTACGTGGGGAACCTGGGGATGGGGGCAGGGAAAGGTGAGCTGGAGCGGGCCTTCGGGTACTATGGGCCACTCAGGACTGTTTGGATCGCCAGAAACCCTCCAGGCTTCGCCTTCGTGGAGTTTGAAGACCCCCGAGACGCTGATGATGCTGTTCGGGGGTTAGACGGAAA ggTGGTCTGTGGGAGTCGCGTCCGGGTTGAGCTCTCGAACGGGATGCCTCGTCGATCTCGGTACAACCGACCTCCAACACGTCGACCTTTTGACCCCAACGATAAGTGTTACGAGTGTGGAGAGAGAGGTCACTACGCCTATGACTGTCACCGCTACAGCCGCCGGAGCCGGAGGAGCAG GTCCAGGTCTCGCTCCAGGTCCAATGGGAGGCGTTACTCCCGGAGCAGGAGTCGCAGCAGGTGCCGAGGGAGGAG GTCTAGGTCCAGGTCTTTCTCTCCTCATCACTCCCGCTCAGTCTCTACCAGAAGATCCAGATCTGCCACACCAAGGCGGTCCAG GttcaggtccaggtccaggtccaggtcagGGTCTCGAGGCCAGAGCAGGTGGGTCATATCAGTTGTTTCCTGTCTAAAACTGACTGAACATTCACGGAAAATCCTCAGACCTCTCTTTTTCACAATAAGAGTCCTGTTATGA
- the LOC120800027 gene encoding serine/arginine-rich splicing factor 7-like isoform X2, with protein sequence MLLLVARGGPTSYEDTLKTKVYVGNLGMGAGKGELERAFGYYGPLRTVWIARNPPGFAFVEFEDPRDADDAVRGLDGKVVCGSRVRVELSNGMPRRSRYNRPPTRRPFDPNDKCYECGERGHYAYDCHRYSRRSRRSRSRSRSRSNGRRYSRSRSRSRCRGRRSRSRSFSPHHSRSVSTRRSRSATPRRSRSRSRSRSGSRGQSRWVISVVSCLKLTEHSRKILRPLFFTIRVLL encoded by the exons ATGCTGCTTCTGGtggctcgtggtggcccaacatCTTACGAAGACACTTTaa AGACAAAGGTGTACGTGGGGAACCTGGGGATGGGGGCAGGGAAAGGTGAGCTGGAGCGGGCCTTCGGGTACTATGGGCCACTCAGGACTGTTTGGATCGCCAGAAACCCTCCAGGCTTCGCCTTCGTGGAGTTTGAAGACCCCCGAGACGCTGATGATGCTGTTCGGGGGTTAGACGGAAA ggTGGTCTGTGGGAGTCGCGTCCGGGTTGAGCTCTCGAACGGGATGCCTCGTCGATCTCGGTACAACCGACCTCCAACACGTCGACCTTTTGACCCCAACGATAAGTGTTACGAGTGTGGAGAGAGAGGTCACTACGCCTATGACTGTCACCGCTACAGCCGCCGGAGCCGGAGGAGCAG GTCCAGGTCTCGCTCCAGGTCCAATGGGAGGCGTTACTCCCGGAGCAGGAGTCGCAGCAGGTGCCGAGGGAGGAG GTCTAGGTCCAGGTCTTTCTCTCCTCATCACTCCCGCTCAGTCTCTACCAGAAGATCCAGATCTGCCACACCAAGGCGGTCCAG gtccaggtccaggtccaggtcagGGTCTCGAGGCCAGAGCAGGTGGGTCATATCAGTTGTTTCCTGTCTAAAACTGACTGAACATTCACGGAAAATCCTCAGACCTCTCTTTTTCACAATAAGAGTCCTGTTATGA